The genomic interval GTAGCAATAATTTAGTACGAGTGGATATTACCGATCCTTACCATTTAGAGCTGGTTTGTGCATTCGACTATTAATCGAATTTCATAAGCTTGAATTGAAAAGATGGTTactcaaattaaaagtttggTACTGTCATTACATTAAGGCCCTATGTTCCCATCCAATTTTTGTATTCATTTCCCCtcaaaatgattgaaaatgtGAAGAACTACATGAACTACTCGATTGCCTTCgaaaaatttatgaaaggTCTCTTAATAGATCCCCGAATGAATATATCAAAAAATGGCTCAAGACGAAACTAAAAGGATACATCAAACACCTCTAAAGTTTAGATATGTAttacattcaaataaaatttaattacattCCAAACATTTTATATAACCTTAAGCAAACCATTGAACATTTAGTAACAGCGCAAATATTTTCAAGTTTAACAAAACTATAGGAATTCTAACAAAAATTTTGCAACTATCCAGACACCAAATCAAAGCCAATCTCTGACTCTCTATATGCTAACTAGACACGAACATAGTAATTTAACCTTAAGTTCATAAGGATGTTTCGCCAATGACTAGAAATGCAtttaatttggaaattttgaaagaaaacaacttGAAAACACCATAAAAGAAACCAAACTATTCCCACTGAAAAGCCCTTtaaaaatcatcaaaaacTCTAAACAAGGGAGCTTGTTGCTAGGCAGTGAcatcaaatgttgaacaataATCCACACAACACTTGGCTAAACTACAAGAAAagggaataaataaataaattaaataaataagcaaaGATGAAATTTCAGCCTCAAGCAATGCAAATTATGATACATATGTGAAtgacaaattaaatttctgTATAACTTCTTGGCTGGACCATTGTTGTTAATCCATACAACCGATAATCCCCGGTCAATTCAATCCCAAAGAATGGAAGAATTGCACACCAGTAATCATGATAAAGCCTTGCTAACTTGAACAGATCTCAAACAGAGGGCATCTCGAGACCGAATATATTATCCTGGCACAAACAACAGGATTCGATGGTCAACTTCAACATCTTAAGTATGCAAATGACTCCTAAAAAATCATACAATCTCGACATCTCCTGTTGGCAATGCATTCATCTGCAAGGTCCTACCATTTCCAGCTGAAAGAAATCGAACAGACGGCAATGAAGGGTCCGTCACAGATTCAATCTCCAGAAAGTCGAAGTCGTAGGTGTTAGATTTCTTCAAGCTAAATATAAAGACAAGAACAACCCATCCTAGCATGGAAAGTGCCCAGAAGTTATTCATTCCGTGGATCAAACCCCAAGCTATAGCATATCCAACAATTATTCCAGATAGATGTCCAAGAAAACTTGCTTGTGGGACAATAATGGAAGTAAAGATCAGTGATTCAAATGGTGCAAAGCTGATGGGTAACGAAAGAAAGCCAAAGAGTTCCAACTTCGAAGATGGTTGCTTCATAGAAAGTATAGTCATCCACCCGAAAACAACACAAGAATATCCAACAGCGGTAACTCGTCGAAAGTATTCGAgcttaaacttttgaattaaGAGATGGTACATTCCTAACACTAGGATACCAGAGAGTATGACCAGAACAAGAGTGTAGTGGAGATAATATGCAACACCTAAGCCCATATGCCCAAGCTGTTCTAAGACCCCAAGACTCCAAAGAGCACTCATGTTGAAAACCAAATGAATAACACTTATATGAGAAAAGGCAGAAGTTATTATCCTCCAATGGTGTCCTTCCATGGCAGTTTCATAACTCAGCCCCACATGTGAATATCCaatgtttttcttctgaaTGTAAAACCATATAGCACAGCAAATCCCTATAATCCCACTTGTGGCTGGTTTTTCAAGAATCTCGTAAAATAAAGGCCTCCCCATCTGAAAATTGCCCTTCAAAACTCCCCTGTTTACACAATTCCTAAATCAATACTACTCATACAGAGACTAAAATTTCTTCATCAGAATCAGAAAATGAACAAAGATTTAGTACCAGCCATTAAGTAACTTCTTGAAGTATATCagatcaaaaaaaaaaaaaaaaaaaaaaaaaNTTCACAATTTCTTCATCGAAGCCCAATCACGAAATTAAGAGACTGAAAGGCAACCAGATCGAGAACAGAACGACAAAATCAAAACAGAAGAATATCCAAGAAATAAAAGGCACCACTCGAGAAATTTCTGTCGGTgagaagaaattcaaatctGCGACAGAGGAGAACCTGATCGGAAATTGGAGAGTTGAGCAATGAGCGAATGCGAAGATTCAGATTGTATTATCGAGGGTGAATGATTCGAGGAAAGGaggaaaattagggtttcgggAAATTTCTTACTTGGGAGCACACATTCATGTTCGTGAAGGCTCTGGAAGACTTGGCTTGCTCCCAAATGTGCATTTCTCCCTTTATTTCACCTTTTCTTATTCCTCATATTAACATTCTTAatactcttttatttatttctttctttctttcttaagTTCGTATCGTGTCATATCCATTTAGGCATGCTTCATTGGATTTATTACGTATATTTTAGAACGTTTCAGTTAAATTAGTATTAAAGCAATCGAGTTTTAGATGTTGTAGACTTGTCTAGGTAGAGAGTCGTACATTCACTGTGCCCTAGCGCTACGACATGCCTAGTTTTGACCCGGTAAGTAAGTCAAAATTTGAACAGTGGTTAAGTCTCATGAGATCGtacttcaattttcattttctcgatTAATTGACGTGTTAGGATGAGTTTAATGTCTTTTAATAGACCATGGCTCCTAAGAGAATGATCGATTGACGGGTAATACCTAAAAGGAGTAGAAAGAAGGTGGCAGTTGGCACTACAAAGAAGATCTCTGAGGTTGAAACGATCAAACCTCAAGAGGCAACGAGAGAGAGCCTTTAGGTGTCAGTGCCTACCCCAGAGGTGCCACCGACATAGCCTATTGTGACTTCCATGCTAAAGTCCTTATAGTCATTTATGAGGTTTACATGTATATGCTAGAAGATAAGACGTAGAAGATGCTCAGTCTTGATAGAGGGCTAGTGATTTCGTCCCAGTTTAAAGAGGCATATTTCCTGAAATAGTATCTCGTTCTTGCCAAATACAAAAATGAGATTCTAGATATGGGGTAGGGAGATAGAACGGATGAGGAGTACAATATGGAGTTTAACAGGTTGGCCAAATTTGCTTTAGACATCGTAgccatagagaagaagaagacaaattATATTATCTAGGGTCTCAGAGACAAGGTCTAGAGCTTTGTGATAGTCCAAGCTTCCTCCGATTGCAATGTTGCGTTGCTACCCTAATAGACATGCACATGCATGAGGGAAAGCAGACAGAGATGGTTCAAGCTTCCTCAAGTTAAAGGAGGAGATCAGATAGGAACTGCTCTAGGTTTGACCGACATTTTCACGGACATTTAGGTAATTATGGTCAGACACTAGATGAGGTAGAGCAACATGAACGTGCCTGCTAGCGCAATAGAGTATTTTGGATGTGGCTAGTCAGGCCACAAAGCTGCATAGTGTCCATaccaaaaaaatcaagacGCCAACCCATTGGTAATGTAAAACTGAGAGGTTGGGAAGCTCAGCAACATAGCCCAGCAATAGCCCCTACGACTATGACTAAGAAGGCAGATGAGTCCGACACAGTGGTAATAGGTACGGTGCCCATCTTTGATCATTTAGCATTTGCGTTGTTTGATTCTAGTTCCATGCACTCTTTAATCTCTAAGAGATAGATTGAACATGTTCACTGAGAACTAGAGCTTTATAAATCACCCTATTAGTTTCCACACTTGTGGACAAGTTGTTGTTGGTCACTCGTAAAGTTAAGTAAGATAGTGTGACAGTTTTAAGATGAGTCCTAAAGGCAACACAAATTGTCCTGAGTATGCAAGACTTCGAGATCACCCTAAGGATGAGCCGACTAGATGAAAACCACGATTTGATACACTTAATGCTTGAGTAGTAACCTTTAGACCCTCGACAGGGGAGAGCTTCACGTACGAGGGATTAGTTCCAAGAGTACCATTAAAGTTATTACCTTCTTGAAAGCCAAGAAGATGATTAGCTACGATGCATGGACATTTCTAGCTAGTGTCACGAATATCAACAAAGTACAGCGAACAATATCTTTAGTACCACAACTTTGGAATTGAGCTTGAATTAGGAATCACATTGATCTCAAAAGCAACCTATAGAATGGCACCCGTGGAAATAAAGGAACTAAACGAATAGTTGAAGGTGTTGCTAAATAAGTCTACATATGACCTAACATATCATCTTGGGGAGCTCCCGTGTAGTTTGTAAGAAGAAATATGGATCTAAATGTTTGTGCATATATTAGAGTGAGTAAAATAAGGTCATTATCAAGAATAAGTACTCTTTATCCGTACTAAATGACTTGTTTAACTAGTTCAAGGTGTCAGTATTCTCTAAAATTGACTTGAGGTTAACTTATTATTGCATGGGGATTAGAGAGGAGTGTTAAGTTATGGAGTCTgtatatatggtaaatgacATGGATAGTAAATGACGATATCtagtaaagttatatatggtaaatagttatatatatatatatatatatatatagtaaattgaactatatatatatatacactttaGATAGTGTTtatacatacttgaagtcatcaatataaatctaaatctaatatttctcattgcattttctctctcatattCTTTGTGCTCACCTATATCGAGTGTGAGTTGTTGTGCTGTCTTAACAACtgatatcagagctatgcAAAATTCACTACAACCTGTGAAGatgaaaagctcaaagattgaaattgagGAGTTTGATGGATccaatttgaaatataaacaTTGAAAATTATCTGTACTAGAAGATCAGATGGAAACTAAGCTACATAATcgaagtaaataaattatggaGCTATAAGGATCGAGATAGACGAACGTCTCGCTTGAAGGAATTTGCCAATATCATAATCTTTTGGTGAGTACCTTTTCTACTTGGTAATGATaacaaaaattttacaaaatgtGTCTTTCACTTATATATCCATACTCGTAATTAGTCAACGTGGAATTCCAAACATTCTTAACGTTACACgatatttatcaaatatttcgTTAATAGATATAAACATGCCCAAGAGGGCAGGAGTGTCAAACATGCATTCGACGGAAAACTAAATCCATGATTTAAAGTCCCTTGTTGATTtaccaaaattaatatatttaattatttaattacaataaatcaatagtaatttatttaaatatattttttaactcatttggacataaaaatttattaaataaatgaattagttatttactaaattattaattaattagctaaaaatatcttaattagAGTTAGTGgcttttgaataattataattacttatttattagcactaattttaattagcTCATTCATTAGTTTATCATGtctttaaaacataattaattggttcgatttaaaattaaaattagtaataaaacatataattattttttatttttttagtaataagTTACAATAATTATATAGAATTAATCTGATTGTAATGTATTAAGTAAATATTTGCAATcaaaagtttatataaatttattaaaataatttatttgaatataattattaaatttgatgacagactaaactaaaaaaatctaaaatatggtagatattaaattagttaaaattattttaataatttaacaaacattaattatctaaaattaaataaagtaataacagaaaaaaaaaaatatattatgatttCAAACATATCAAACAAAGCTTTAAACAAACAACCCTTTTAATCTTTACAACATGAGTTACCATTCTTTAATAtaatcttatatttttcatataagaTCCAAAAGTTATAATAAGGTAATAAATAAGgtacaaaagcaaaagaaaatgttacAAAGACTGAACGAATATTCTAGCCACAAGATCAGAGCAAACTACTATAACGCATACTATCAGATGTCCATGTCGATAATACTATACATAGACATTTTGTAAGATTATAAACTCTATTTTTCACAGGCATACCAATTCAACATCTGTGCATTTCTTCGTTCATCCAAGATCAGGAACTGTAAAAAACTCCTCATCGTCTACCATCTCGATCCTGGGCTTTTTGTATGACGTGCTCGACTTCGTCGGTCTGCATGTGAATGCACTACCTGCGTGTGAAGTAGGAAGCTCCGGAACTTCAGCAGCAGCTAAAGCTTCTTCAGGAACCTGCTCGCCAAAGAGGCCCATTTCTGCTAGCCATTCTAACTCCCCAAACTCTAGTTGTTCTTTCTGCTGCAGTAATGAAACTTGGGGATAAGTGTGACAACCCAATAATCATGATTACAAGAAGTAACTATAAATCAAGTGATGTAATGCAATTCTTCGTGAAAAGTTTGCCTCTGTGTTAGAAACGGTAAGGAACAGAAATCTCTAAAGAAACTACAGGCATGgatccaaaacaaagccagCCAGTGTTCTATTATTGTTTTGGAGATTCCGCTTCCCATTGGAAATACAGTTTTGCATCAGAATAACCAAATTTTGGAAAACGGTGCACGATATGAATTTAAACTAACAGATGTTGTGAGATCCAAAtgaatcaatttttataagggtgtgaaaacctctccctaacagatgcgttttaaaaactttgagggaaaacccgaaaggaaaagaaagcctagaaaagacaatatccaatagcaatgggcttgggccgttacaaatggtatcagagtcagacaccaggcgatgtgaCAACGAGAAGGTTGAGCCCCGTAGGGGGTGAATTGgaggttccacatcgattggagattGGAACGAGTATCAACGAGAACactgggtcccaaaggggatggattgtaagatctcccACATCTAgtttggggaagagaacaaaacattctttgtagAGGTGTGAAACCTCTCATTagcagacgagttttaaaaactttgagggaagcttgaaagagaaagcctaaagaggacaatatttgctagcagtggctTTGGCCGTTACAGATGTTTAGAAACTTTATGCTAAACTAGTTTCATCTTTGGGAGAAAATGCCAGAGTACCTCTGAACATATGCAGGAAGGTTCAAAAAGTTATGGTTTCTAAATATgtagaattaattaaacagGAGATGTTGGTATAAACTACATTTCACTTCATCTCCACTATTTTTCatccaaagaagaacaaaaagcTCACTTCCTTTGTTGCAGTATGAtcaacaaaaaacaaacaaatggaTGCGTAGAAGGTGAAGTATCTAGCTTTTCTTTACCTTGTCAGAGGACTCAAGATCAGAGAAGTGGAGAAAGTCATCAACAGCCCATGGGGATGAGAAGTTAGGAACTTGTTGTGGAGGAATTTTAGCAGGAACCTGAGGGTTCTTCGGATTCGGAGGTTCCATCTTCACCTTGTCGACGTCCTTCATGCAACTTGAGCTCATAGCCACTCTGATTCCAGTGGCTAGGAACCTCTGGTGGTTTGCTGAAAGACTACCAGTTGAGTGAATTGGTTCATCACAATCTTGACAAAATAGTGCTCTGTCTTCAACACAGAAAATGAAAGCCGCCTTGTCCTGATACCGAATGAGATATAGAACACTCAGCATACCGAACGACATCCCTCAAGcgaaatttgaatatttcaaTACCGACTCTCTACAATTAAACTACTTGAATCTAACAAACAATGATgatttataacaatcaaagtATCATAAGAACAAAGTATGATTAcgtatttgattttcttggttATTCAAAACAAATACCAATTCTGGATCTTGAAGCCGTTCAAAAATCAATCTCATTAGCATAAACTGGCAATCCAGGAGAGTTAATTAATCAGATACCAGAGGAAATGATTATCTAGGCAACAGCAACCACGCAGTAAAACGACTAGACTTGAATTGatatcatatcatgtcatATGTTACAGAAAAAATTTGCCATAACTTATAAGCTTAAATCTTTTAGTATAGAGATAAATTAACATGGCATCGGTATCAAAGATTCTAAATCCGAATCCCTATTACTAAAATTGAAGTAAAGACTGAAGATCCTGTGTTCAAACTTCTTTCACTTGTTGAGGCTCTTACTAAATTTCAATCTCACAAATAAACTTAAACCTTTGGATTTAGTAGTGATTTAAGTAAATGCTATTGAGATACTCATCGACGCACCCGAAATCGCTAATCTACACTCATTATATCATACCATTCACCATGAGATGAACGAAACTAGCAAATAAACGAGCAATAAATCAAAAGTAGAGCATCAAAAGATCGAAATTACTTGGCATATATCGCATTTGGGGAGCTTGGTGGAGAGGCACTGAAGGAGAAGCCTCTGGTGTTTACTCGCAAGCTTATTCGCAGCATGAACTTCAACATCGCATTTCGCACAAAGCGCCGCTTCATCCGCACAACAAATCACAGTAGCAGGAGCTTTCTCACAAACATCACACTgtattttcatcttcacacTCCAGATTACCACCGCGATTCAGAATAGATTCCCGGAAATCCCTCTTCTCCCGTTTCCTACTCCGAGATCATCAACTCCACGAAATTCGGAGGAAAAGCAGCAACTCAAAGCACCGCAGTGCCGGTAAAACACTGCCGCCGGATAAATCCAAGAGAGAAtcgaagagaagaaaaatcgGGAAGGAAGGGGATAGAGAAAGAGGAAGTATATGGTGGAGGATTGAAGAGAAAAGAGGAAGGGCAGAGATTTTGggaaatgaagatgaagaaagatGGTGAAGACAACAAGGCGGAAAGGAGTGGAGGCCATTTGTGTGGCTGTGGAGCTTGATTGGTGTGTGGCTGTGGAGCTTGATTGGTGTGTGGCTGAGGAATTTGGAAGGCTAAGACATTCCTTGTCTAGAGATAAAccatcttaaaaaaaatttacataaTTAGGCCTACCTTATATGCTATGAAACTTCCATTACTGATaagtttatatgaattttcttCGGAAGGTTCATGAACTCGCCAAAATCAAAACgagttcttctttcttttctttaatcataATATGGAAAAGAGGTGGTGGGACATCTTTTGTTTGTGCTTGGTGCTAAAATTTCCTTGGTTTCCTCGCTCTTCGTTCTCTTGCTcttttattcttgaacttaGCGTTCTCGGTTGGTGGAACGTACTTAACAGAGATATAGCATGTTCATCCATGACTTTTGTGAATCCCTTATATTACATCCTTCTCCATATCTGAAAAATCTTAAGGAATCACTGACTCTTAAGAAGGGAAGGTAGTCCATAGAATCGACCGCCGCTTGTATTTCAAGTATGAAAGTATAGATTTAATTCTTCAACTATTCGATAAGCATATGTtgttaaagtttttttttttttttttttttttttcgctaAATGAATAACTTTTGTAGAGTTTCTAACTTGATTAGCTACATTAGTTGGATCGATTATCTCGTGATTGAGTTTAACTATATGGCTCCACTTGGTTCATTACATTTTCCAAGATCGGTGcaaaaaatttgtttggttgttcACAATAATATACGCAAACATATGCATTCACACGTATCGATAAAGGAATGATTGTCGTTTGGAGAAaccatattttcaatttttttttttttttttttttttttttttttttNCCAATTTGGTTACAGTTATCTCGATTTGGATTAgaagaataaatataaaaaaatttcgtgTTCTAGGACATATTATTATGAATTGACATCAAAAGGGTCGAGAATCGATCAAAAGTGGCAAAAAATCGGCCAGAAATagaggtaaaaaaaatcacaaaagaaggaaaatgaggAAATTTTGGCCATAACTAGCTTTGAATCCGAAATCGGAACGTGATTTAATGAATATTAGTTCCAGATGGTTGAGTGTGATCTCCTTAAAGAGTATAAGTAGCAATAACATAATAAGACTAGGGTGTTAGAGACAATTTAGCTAGATGATGACCTAAGACGGAATGCCTCCAGTAGTCCCTAATGCTCTTCGATCAAGCTAGAATAAATGAGTCATAATAGAGAACCCTGGAGACATGAATCCACGTCAAAGCTACCAAGCCACCCTAGGGACCTAAAAGACCACCACAACAACCTAGGAAGACAAAGGTAGCGTCCAAGCCAATAGTAGTTGGTACGACATCTACAAAGCTTCCATTTCCCTTTCCACTCTAGTTTCAGTATTGTCGAGCTAGGTATAGGACCGATTAAGGGTGTGTGACCTAAAAGTTCAATTGGATTACCTTTCACGGCAGTTCCATTCTAAGACAAATGTGGATGAAAGGGTGGCAACCAAATcatataaagttttaatatagTTAACCAAAATCACTCGACACGTAACGTCTTTCTATTATAGAAATTATAAACGAGAATATAATAGTGGTGCCCAACTTTGCTGCCCACTACAAAATTTCTTTAAGCTATAACTTTAATAAATCATAGAATCGGAATCTAAATTCGGCACTAGATAACTTCAACATTTTCTTACGACATGGTCACGATTCAGAATTTAGATTCGGGATAGCCTCGACGTTCCTTTGCAACATGATCATACGGTCACGTTACTTAACCTTAAGGTTCTAAAAGTAGAGACTATTCCCACAAACCAGCCacataatattcttaaatggATCAAGATTCAGAGTTCATATTTGGCACGTGATGGCTCCGATATGCTCACATGATCACGTCATTTAATCCTCACTTTTAAAAGCAAAGCACGTTTAACCTTAGAGTTCCTATAATTGAATCACTAAAAAGGAAGGTGCAACTTGTTGAcatagatagta from Cucurbita pepo subsp. pepo cultivar mu-cu-16 unplaced genomic scaffold, ASM280686v2 Cp4.1_scaffold000193, whole genome shotgun sequence carries:
- the LOC111784391 gene encoding RHOMBOID-like protein 13 isoform X1, with translation MCAPKGVLKGNFQMGRPLFYEILEKPATSGIIGICCAIWFYIQKKNIGYSHVGLSYETAMEGHHWRIITSAFSHISVIHLVFNMSALWSLGVLEQLGHMGLGVAYYLHYTLVLVILSGILVLGMYHLLIQKFKLEYFRRVTAVGYSCVVFGWMTILSMKQPSSKLELFGFLSLPISFAPFESLIFTSIIVPQASFLGHLSGIIVGYAIAWGLIHGMNNFWALSMLGWVVLVFIFSLKKSNTYDFDFLEIESVTDPSLPSVRFLSAGNGRTLQMNALPTGDVEIV
- the LOC111784391 gene encoding RHOMBOID-like protein 13 isoform X2 gives rise to the protein MGRPLFYEILEKPATSGIIGICCAIWFYIQKKNIGYSHVGLSYETAMEGHHWRIITSAFSHISVIHLVFNMSALWSLGVLEQLGHMGLGVAYYLHYTLVLVILSGILVLGMYHLLIQKFKLEYFRRVTAVGYSCVVFGWMTILSMKQPSSKLELFGFLSLPISFAPFESLIFTSIIVPQASFLGHLSGIIVGYAIAWGLIHGMNNFWALSMLGWVVLVFIFSLKKSNTYDFDFLEIESVTDPSLPSVRFLSAGNGRTLQMNALPTGDVEIV
- the LOC111784396 gene encoding B-box zinc finger protein 24-like isoform X2; translated protein: MKIQCDVCEKAPATVICCADEAALCAKCDVEVHAANKLASKHQRLLLQCLSTKLPKCDICQDKAAFIFCVEDRALFCQDCDEPIHSTGSLSANHQRFLATGIRVAMSSSCMKDVDKVKMEPPNPKNPQVPAKIPPQQVPNFSSPWAVDDFLHFSDLESSDKKEQLEFGELEWLAEMGLFGEQVPEEALAAAEVPELPTSHAGSAFTCRPTKSSTSYKKPRIEMVDDEEFFTVPDLG
- the LOC111784396 gene encoding B-box zinc finger protein 24-like isoform X1, producing MKIQCDVCEKAPATVICCADEAALCAKCDVEVHAANKLASKHQRLLLQCLSTKLPKCDICQDKAAFIFCVEDRALFCQDCDEPIHSTGSLSANHQRFLATGIRVAMSSSCMKDVDKVKMEPPNPKNPQVPAKIPPQQVPNFSSPWAVDDFLHFSDLESSDKQKEQLEFGELEWLAEMGLFGEQVPEEALAAAEVPELPTSHAGSAFTCRPTKSSTSYKKPRIEMVDDEEFFTVPDLG